One Sodalis praecaptivus DNA segment encodes these proteins:
- the rplN gene encoding 50S ribosomal protein L14 — MIQEQTMLTVADNSGARRVMCIKVLGGSHRRYAGVGDIIKITIKEAIPRGKVKKGDVLKAVVVRTKKGVRRPDGSVVRFDGNACVLLNNNSEQPIGTRIFGPVTRELRTEKFMKIISLAPEVL, encoded by the coding sequence ATGATCCAAGAACAGACTATGCTGACCGTGGCCGACAACTCCGGTGCACGTCGCGTAATGTGTATCAAGGTTCTAGGTGGCTCGCACCGTCGCTACGCAGGCGTCGGCGACATTATCAAAATTACCATCAAGGAAGCGATTCCTCGTGGCAAAGTAAAAAAAGGTGATGTCCTGAAGGCGGTAGTGGTGCGCACCAAGAAGGGTGTTCGTCGCCCTGACGGTTCTGTCGTTCGCTTCGATGGTAATGCTTGTGTTTTGTTGAACAACAACAGTGAGCAACCTATCGGTACGCGTATTTTTGGGCCGGTGACTCGTGAACTGCGTACCGAAAAGTTCATGAAGATCATTTCCCTGGCACCTGAAGTACTCTAA
- the rpmC gene encoding 50S ribosomal protein L29, whose amino-acid sequence MKANELREKSAEELNTELLNLLREQFNLRMQAASGQLQQTHLLKQVRRNVARVKTLLTEKAGA is encoded by the coding sequence ATGAAAGCAAATGAGCTGCGTGAAAAAAGCGCTGAAGAGCTGAACACCGAACTGCTGAACCTGCTGCGCGAGCAATTCAACCTGCGTATGCAGGCTGCCAGCGGCCAGCTGCAGCAGACTCACCTGTTAAAGCAGGTGCGCCGCAATGTTGCGCGCGTGAAGACGTTATTGACTGAGAAGGCGGGTGCGTAA
- the rpsQ gene encoding 30S ribosomal protein S17, whose product MSDQIRTLQGRVVSDKMEKSIVVAIERFVKHPIYGKFIKRTTKLHVHDENNDSNIGDIVEISECRPISKTKSWTLVRVVEKAIL is encoded by the coding sequence ATGAGTGACCAAATCCGTACTCTGCAAGGTCGTGTGGTTAGCGACAAAATGGAGAAATCCATCGTTGTGGCCATTGAACGTTTTGTGAAACACCCGATCTACGGCAAGTTCATCAAACGTACGACCAAGCTCCACGTACATGACGAGAACAATGACAGCAATATCGGCGACATCGTTGAAATCAGCGAATGCCGTCCGATTTCCAAGACCAAGTCCTGGACGCTGGTTCGCGTTGTAGAGAAAGCGATCCTGTAA